Proteins encoded within one genomic window of Anopheles gambiae chromosome 3, idAnoGambNW_F1_1, whole genome shotgun sequence:
- the LOC133393530 gene encoding uncharacterized protein LOC133393530 → MLQQQKQQQRQPQRQAVVGTQQQQQRRQQQQHQQRSNATQAQRREQLRNEQRRPARLRQDQIIFEPAEGTSYKVLYEKIRLNPRLQEENKGVHQGYRTTRDFLRLELKKDTDAASLLQRIQEEVGDLAAGRIVTEMAEVLITGIDMLAKKEDVERGLQRALERTAVAATTSLWERRDGTQRARVRLPRRDADLLLDKRIVVGHSVCLVRSAPKQQRSAVRCFRCLERGSLFPLLGARPYHSRLSWRGSIQLVPALRSRGSSRGVMPDPKCIVCGGPHRIAAPMCKGPPSQC, encoded by the coding sequence ATGCTGCAGcaacaaaagcagcagcagcggcagccacagcgacaggcggtcgtcggcacgcagcagcagcaacagcgtcggcagcagcaacaacaccagcagcggtCAAATGCCACGCAGGCGCAGCGCCGAGAACAGCTGCGGAACGAACAACGACGTCCAGCACGCCTTCGGCAGGACCAAATCATCTTCGAGCCAGCCGAAGGTACATCCTACAAGGTGCTGTACGAGAAGATACGCTTGAACCCGCGCCTACAGGAGGAAAACAAGGGAGTCCACCAGGGCTACCGTACGACTCGGGACTTCCTCCGACTCGAGTTGAAGAAGGATACAGACGCCGCTTCGTTGTTGCAGCGGATCCAAGAGGAAGTTGGCGACTTGGCCGCTGGCCGGATCGTAACAGAGATGGCCGAAGTCTTGATCACGGGTATCGACATGCTGGCCAAGAAGGAGGATGTGGAACGCGGTCTGCAGCGGGCGCTGGAGCGCACAGCAGTTGCAGCAACTACATCTTTGTGGGAGCGTCGCGACGGGACGCAGCGTGCCCGTGTCCGACTGCCACGGAGGGACGCTGACCTCCTACTGGATAAGCGCATTGTGGTCGGGCATTCGGTGTGCCTGGTGCGCAGTGCCCCGAAACAGCAGCGAAGCGCGGTTCGCTGTTTCCGCTGCTTGGAGCGCGGTTCGCTGTTTCCGCTGCTTGGAGCGCGGCCATACCACAGCAGACTAAGCTGGCGAGGATCGATCCAGCTTGTGCCTGCGCTGCGGAGCCGCGGATCATCGCGCGGCGTCATGCCGGACCCGAAGTGCATTGTCTGCGGCGGCCCACATCGCATCGCCGCCCCAATGTGCAAAGGACCGCCATCACAATGTTGA